Below is a genomic region from Fibrobacter sp..
ATGAATCGCAAAGGTTTTACACTGATTGAGCTGATGGTCGTTATTGTAATTATTGGTATCCTGGCAGCACTGGCTATCCCGAAATTTACCGATGCTTCAGCGAAGGCGAAGATG
It encodes:
- a CDS encoding prepilin-type N-terminal cleavage/methylation domain-containing protein; the protein is MNRKGFTLIELMVVIVIIGILAALAIPKFTDASAKAKM